The following coding sequences lie in one Monomorium pharaonis isolate MP-MQ-018 chromosome 1, ASM1337386v2, whole genome shotgun sequence genomic window:
- the LOC105834371 gene encoding cyclin-dependent kinase 8 isoform X2 — MMDYEFKMRTQKDRTKVEDLFEFEGCKVGRGTYGHVYKARRKEGVSDSELKSRPDTKDFGLKQIEGTGLSMSACREIAHIIKFHRAAKANKKPVMVPKGMVKSLLYQILDGIHYLHSNWVLHRDLKPANILVMGEGNERGRVKIADMGFARLFNAPLKPLADLDPVVVTFWYRAPELLLGARHYTKAIDIWAIGCIFAELLTSEPIFHCRQEDIKTSNPYHHDQLDRIFNVMGFPLEKDWEDIKKMPEHPTLLRDFKRSNYANCSLTKYMDRHKIKPDSKAFNLLQKLLMMDPNKRITSEHSMQDAYFQEEPLPTQDIFAGCPIPYPKREFLTDDDTEEKTENKARQNQQQTQQQNQQQQGNGDHNHGQNAKRVRLNGPHGAPEFHQHQSHAMTHQQPPGMVYSTAQPTQPSNFHQRF, encoded by the exons ATGATGGATTATGAATTTAAGATGAGAACGCAAAAAGACCGCACAAAGGTCGAGGATCTATTCGAGTTCGAAGGATGCAAGGTTGGAAGAGGTACTTACGGGCATGTATACAAAGCCCGTAGGAAAGAAGG TGTTTCAGATAGCGAACTGAAGTCTCGGCCTGATACAAAAGACTTTGGCCTTAAGCAAATTGAGGGTACAGGGCTGTCAATGTCTGCATGTCGAGAAATTGCT catataattaaatttcatagaGCAGCAAAAGCTAATAAGAAACCAGTAATGGTGCCGAAAGGCATGGTCAAATCCttgttatatcaaattttagatggtattcattatttacattccAACTGGGTACTTCATAGAGATTTG AAACCGGCAAATATCTTAGTAATGGGTGAAGGAAATGAACGGGGACGTGTGAAAATTGCAGATATGGGCTTTGCTAGATTATTTAATGCTCCTCTTAAACCTTTAGCGGATTTAGATCCCGTTGTAGTTACATTTTGGTATAGAGCTCCAGAATTACTTTTAGGTGCCAGACATTACACAAAAGCTATAG aTATATGGGCGATTGGCTGCATATTTGCGGAACTTTTAACATCTGAACCTATATTTCATTGTAGACAAGAAGACATTAAAACTAGTAATCCATACCATCATGATCAGTTAGATAG gatATTCAATGTGATGGGATTTCCATTGGAAAAAGATTGGGAGGATATCAAAAAGATGCCAGAGCATCCCACATTACTCAGAGATTTTAAGAGATCTAA TTATGCAAACTGTTCACTTACCAAATACATGGACCGGCACAAGATCAAACCTGATAGCAAGGCATTTAATTTG TTACAAAAACTACTGATGATGGATCCAAACAAACGTATTACATCTGAGCATTCTATGCAGGATGCCTACTTCCAAGAGGAGCCACTGCCAACACAGGA CATATTCGCCGGATGCCCTATCCCATATCCCAAGAGAGAATTTCTCACAGATGACGATACCGAAGAAAAGACTGAAAACAAAGCGAGGCAAAATCAGCAACAAACG CAACAGCAGAATCAACAGCAACAAGGTAACGGCGATCACAATCACGGGCAGAACGCGAAACGGGTGAGACTGAACGGGCCGCATGGTGCTCCTGAGTTCCATCAGCACCAAAGCCACGCGATGACCCATCAGCAACCACCAGGGATGGTTTATTCGACGGCTCAGCCAACGCAACCGTCGAACTTTCATcaacgtttttaa
- the LOC105834371 gene encoding cyclin-dependent kinase 8 isoform X1, with product MMDYEFKMRTQKDRTKVEDLFEFEGCKVGRGTYGHVYKARRKEGVSDSELKSRPDTKDFGLKQIEGTGLSMSACREIALLRELKHVNVITLIRVFLSHNDRKVWLLFDFAEHDLWHIIKFHRAAKANKKPVMVPKGMVKSLLYQILDGIHYLHSNWVLHRDLKPANILVMGEGNERGRVKIADMGFARLFNAPLKPLADLDPVVVTFWYRAPELLLGARHYTKAIDIWAIGCIFAELLTSEPIFHCRQEDIKTSNPYHHDQLDRIFNVMGFPLEKDWEDIKKMPEHPTLLRDFKRSNYANCSLTKYMDRHKIKPDSKAFNLLQKLLMMDPNKRITSEHSMQDAYFQEEPLPTQDIFAGCPIPYPKREFLTDDDTEEKTENKARQNQQQTQQQNQQQQGNGDHNHGQNAKRVRLNGPHGAPEFHQHQSHAMTHQQPPGMVYSTAQPTQPSNFHQRF from the exons ATGATGGATTATGAATTTAAGATGAGAACGCAAAAAGACCGCACAAAGGTCGAGGATCTATTCGAGTTCGAAGGATGCAAGGTTGGAAGAGGTACTTACGGGCATGTATACAAAGCCCGTAGGAAAGAAGG TGTTTCAGATAGCGAACTGAAGTCTCGGCCTGATACAAAAGACTTTGGCCTTAAGCAAATTGAGGGTACAGGGCTGTCAATGTCTGCATGTCGAGAAATTGCT TTACTCAGGGAACTAAAGCATGTCAATGTCATTACTCTTATTCGTGTTTTCCTCTCGCATAACGACCGTAAAGTTTGGTTATTGTTTGATTTTGCTGAGCATGATCTATGG catataattaaatttcatagaGCAGCAAAAGCTAATAAGAAACCAGTAATGGTGCCGAAAGGCATGGTCAAATCCttgttatatcaaattttagatggtattcattatttacattccAACTGGGTACTTCATAGAGATTTG AAACCGGCAAATATCTTAGTAATGGGTGAAGGAAATGAACGGGGACGTGTGAAAATTGCAGATATGGGCTTTGCTAGATTATTTAATGCTCCTCTTAAACCTTTAGCGGATTTAGATCCCGTTGTAGTTACATTTTGGTATAGAGCTCCAGAATTACTTTTAGGTGCCAGACATTACACAAAAGCTATAG aTATATGGGCGATTGGCTGCATATTTGCGGAACTTTTAACATCTGAACCTATATTTCATTGTAGACAAGAAGACATTAAAACTAGTAATCCATACCATCATGATCAGTTAGATAG gatATTCAATGTGATGGGATTTCCATTGGAAAAAGATTGGGAGGATATCAAAAAGATGCCAGAGCATCCCACATTACTCAGAGATTTTAAGAGATCTAA TTATGCAAACTGTTCACTTACCAAATACATGGACCGGCACAAGATCAAACCTGATAGCAAGGCATTTAATTTG TTACAAAAACTACTGATGATGGATCCAAACAAACGTATTACATCTGAGCATTCTATGCAGGATGCCTACTTCCAAGAGGAGCCACTGCCAACACAGGA CATATTCGCCGGATGCCCTATCCCATATCCCAAGAGAGAATTTCTCACAGATGACGATACCGAAGAAAAGACTGAAAACAAAGCGAGGCAAAATCAGCAACAAACG CAACAGCAGAATCAACAGCAACAAGGTAACGGCGATCACAATCACGGGCAGAACGCGAAACGGGTGAGACTGAACGGGCCGCATGGTGCTCCTGAGTTCCATCAGCACCAAAGCCACGCGATGACCCATCAGCAACCACCAGGGATGGTTTATTCGACGGCTCAGCCAACGCAACCGTCGAACTTTCATcaacgtttttaa
- the LOC105834371 gene encoding cyclin-dependent kinase 8 isoform X3: protein MMDYEFKMRTQKDRTKVEDLFEFEGCKVGRGTYGHVYKARRKEGVSDSELKSRPDTKDFGLKQIEGTGLSMSACREIALLRELKHVNVITLIRVFLSHNDRKVWLLFDFAEHDLWHIIKFHRAAKANKKPVMVPKGMVKSLLYQILDGIHYLHSNWVLHRDLKPANILVMGEGNERGRVKIADMGFARLFNAPLKPLADLDPVVVTFWYRAPELLLGARHYTKAIDIWAIGCIFAELLTSEPIFHCRQEDIKTSNPYHHDQLDRIFNVMGFPLEKDWEDIKKMPEHPTLLRDFKRSNYANCSLTKYMDRHKIKPDSKAFNLLQKLLMMDPNKRITSEHSMQDAYFQEEPLPTQDIFAGCPIPYPKREFLTDDDTEEKTENKARQNQQQTWQGE from the exons ATGATGGATTATGAATTTAAGATGAGAACGCAAAAAGACCGCACAAAGGTCGAGGATCTATTCGAGTTCGAAGGATGCAAGGTTGGAAGAGGTACTTACGGGCATGTATACAAAGCCCGTAGGAAAGAAGG TGTTTCAGATAGCGAACTGAAGTCTCGGCCTGATACAAAAGACTTTGGCCTTAAGCAAATTGAGGGTACAGGGCTGTCAATGTCTGCATGTCGAGAAATTGCT TTACTCAGGGAACTAAAGCATGTCAATGTCATTACTCTTATTCGTGTTTTCCTCTCGCATAACGACCGTAAAGTTTGGTTATTGTTTGATTTTGCTGAGCATGATCTATGG catataattaaatttcatagaGCAGCAAAAGCTAATAAGAAACCAGTAATGGTGCCGAAAGGCATGGTCAAATCCttgttatatcaaattttagatggtattcattatttacattccAACTGGGTACTTCATAGAGATTTG AAACCGGCAAATATCTTAGTAATGGGTGAAGGAAATGAACGGGGACGTGTGAAAATTGCAGATATGGGCTTTGCTAGATTATTTAATGCTCCTCTTAAACCTTTAGCGGATTTAGATCCCGTTGTAGTTACATTTTGGTATAGAGCTCCAGAATTACTTTTAGGTGCCAGACATTACACAAAAGCTATAG aTATATGGGCGATTGGCTGCATATTTGCGGAACTTTTAACATCTGAACCTATATTTCATTGTAGACAAGAAGACATTAAAACTAGTAATCCATACCATCATGATCAGTTAGATAG gatATTCAATGTGATGGGATTTCCATTGGAAAAAGATTGGGAGGATATCAAAAAGATGCCAGAGCATCCCACATTACTCAGAGATTTTAAGAGATCTAA TTATGCAAACTGTTCACTTACCAAATACATGGACCGGCACAAGATCAAACCTGATAGCAAGGCATTTAATTTG TTACAAAAACTACTGATGATGGATCCAAACAAACGTATTACATCTGAGCATTCTATGCAGGATGCCTACTTCCAAGAGGAGCCACTGCCAACACAGGA CATATTCGCCGGATGCCCTATCCCATATCCCAAGAGAGAATTTCTCACAGATGACGATACCGAAGAAAAGACTGAAAACAAAGCGAGGCAAAATCAGCAACAAACG TGGCAAGGCGAGTGA